Genomic DNA from Campylobacter sp. MG1:
AGTTTAAACAAAGTAATAATCTAAATCTTAGTAACGGGGCGAAAATGCAACTACTAGCATACGCAAAAATGGCTAGTAAAACTTATGCTAAGCCTTGCAAAAGAGTGATTTTATGCTCATCAAATCATCTAAAACATAAGGTTTTTAATATTTTTCCGAATGATTTTGCTAGGCTTAAAAGAGCTGTAAAAGATATGAAAAATCTTTTAGATAATGGAATTTTTCCAAATAGTAGCGCTAGTCTTAATGCTTGTAATCAATGTGAATTTTTTAACTATTGTGATGATAGGGAGTAAATTTAGTATGTTTGTGTTAAAGTTTATCGGGGTGGCTAAGCCAGTTGCCCGATATTTTACTAACTTTTCGGTATTTCTACCTACTTATGATTTCAAACGCTCGTTGTGATAGAATTAGATTTGCTTTTTAATTTTAGTGATACAAACTAAACATAGGTTTAATTTTTCCACTAAAGTACTAAAATTTGAAAGAATTTTAAAAGTGGAAAAATCACTACTTTTTAAAAACTTTCAAATACTTGATACATAAGCAAGTTTTCCTTGCTATTGC
This window encodes:
- the cas4 gene encoding CRISPR-associated protein Cas4; its protein translation is MELLKASLIRQFVFCPRIFYFYNFCDITPKYPKHVDFGNNFHKKQDELFKSRTFAKLGLSEYKAYKNQYLEDEELCGVCDMLFVGVDEVVVLEFKQSNNLNLSNGAKMQLLAYAKMASKTYAKPCKRVILCSSNHLKHKVFNIFPNDFARLKRAVKDMKNLLDNGIFPNSSASLNACNQCEFFNYCDDRE